CGCTGCGTGTAAAGCCTTCGCGCTCACAATGCTGGTTTGACGCCCGCCAATTTGACCGGGAATAACCGGAACAATTTCAGCGAAGCTATTTGCGTTGATATCGCTGCGGCGGTGCTCAAAGTGAGGGGCGGCCCCAGAAATTAATCTGCTATTTTCGATTTTCATTTTTCAGGCTCCGATTAGGCGGCGGTGAATAAGTCCGGGTATAAGGTCAGAATGTCGTTAATTTCCTGCTGTGACAGCCCACGATAGCCACCAGCGGCGGCGTTGTGGTTTACCAGCTGAATAACGCGCATGACGTCAGCGCGGCATGTGAAGCGATAGCGGAAATGTGATCCGATGCCGTCAGGGTTTTTCTCGTCGATACGCTCAAGGTGAATATCAAGGCTGCGTTCTAATTCGCTGGCATAATTTCTGCCAGACGATAAGCGGCAATAGCGTAATATTTCATTTTCGGTAAAGCCGTTAACCCCGGTGCGCATCATGTATATGCGGGCGCGGTGCTTTTTCGGTGCTGGCTTGATGGTGGCGGTAGGGGTATCATCGTTGGCGCTAACCTGTTCGACAATGCCCGCCACGCTGCGGGTTTTCTGCATTATGCCGCCTCCCCGTCACGCTCTGCGATACGCTGATTAATCCATGCGTCTATTTCACTTTCAACGAAAGCGATAGAGCGTGATCCAATTTTTACTGGTTTTGGGAATATCCCTTGAGAAATAAGTTTATATACCCAAGCCTTACCAAGACCTATGCGCCGGAGAACTTCCGGCATGCGGATGAGATTTTGTGACATATATACCTCTATTTACCAATTCATTCGTAAATGGACATCTGTAGATAGAGGGATTATATGAATGACTTGCAAATTATATAATGACTAAAGCACTAACTTACTAATACAAGATTGTCATGAAAGAGAAAGGCCGTTAAACAACATTTTTTGTCATGACAAAGAAAGCAAGATTTCGACACAACTTTGTCACTTGCCTTGAAGTCCAACTTTTTGAATAAATGCATAGCTAAAAGATTTTAGAGATTCGATACGCTCAGTAACTGA
This DNA window, taken from Erwinia tasmaniensis Et1/99, encodes the following:
- a CDS encoding helix-turn-helix transcriptional regulator translates to MSQNLIRMPEVLRRIGLGKAWVYKLISQGIFPKPVKIGSRSIAFVESEIDAWINQRIAERDGEAA